aaccgcgcaaaaaaaattccaagaaaatcggtgcgttttcattatttttcatttcaagtgtattcaactacataagcggatcaaaaatttgtaaaaaaggtacaagaaataacaaaattaaatgagctgttatattaacgcacgaaaagagataagtacattttatcttagctatcaaaaaattaaatttcacgtgttgtcacggaaaaatttttaacgggtaaaataagcttttttttgtatttgtgatcctgaaaaaattcgagttttttgatatcccatttgacaatcttgagtaagttttcggtgaaaatcataaattaaacctttaccatgtaaaataccccaaagttattccgaaatgcccaaatttgattttgaggatgatggcatctatggtcaatgttataaaaaatgcacattttcacgcgctctcagagagcgagaagttttatatcatgtcatcattgattGATTATTAGCACGATATGGGGATAAAAGTAGCGGACAAAAATCTTTATACGGTATGTACGTTACTTTTAATATTTACTAAGGCATAATTGcaaatgttaataattttttgtatccTGCTCTGATTCCACGTGCACCCGCAGCCGGCCCAATAAATGCCACAACTCAACGGCTTTCTATTGGCCATTTACCGAGTGGTCCTGCAACTGCTAGTAGTCAAGAATAAGATCTACGCTTGCGCCAGCGGTTTAGCAGCACCACACTTACAACAACACTACGTCAGTTGGCTGGTGTACGCAGCTCGCCAGCTGCTACTGGTACATCAACGTCAATTGGCGGTCCAACACTTTTACCACGTGTACCGTTACCAATTACACCGCAACGGCGACCATTAGATGTTAATGCAGGTATTTTTGCTGGACAAGAGTTACGTAGACGTACACCCTTTCCAATTGTCAATCAGCAGGGTAAAGGTGTGCTTGAACGTATTGGTGATGGGCCAAAGGATCGTTTTCCTAGCAAAGAGTGCTATGCACATAATGGTGAGTGTGAATAGAATGAAAGACAAATTTTATATACATTGAACATTTTGTATTTAACAAATACATAGGCATGGCTTTAAAAGAAGACTTTGATTATACCACATTTCGTTGCGCTATTTTGCAATGCATTAAACCCAGCACGAAAAACACGTCCCATTGCACCATCGCTACCTGAGCAGCAATACTCACCATTGACGTAACATTAACTCATCATCATCGTCAGAAAGCGATAACGGTTCGGAAAATGATGGATGATGGTAAGTTTGTAAGTAAAACTTTTTATATTGTTCGAATCAAATCCAATTAACCACTTTAACGTAAAATGTATTCCCGATAGAGCCTGTCGGCGAAATGCCAACTGCATCAACAACAGCAACGCCACGTATTTTATTGACTGATGCACCCAATATAACTATTACAACAGCAACACCAATGGATATATCAAATACACAAGTTGCAGTAGAGCGTCAACACGAGATGGGAGCAGGCGATGCGCCAAGTGTAGCTGCAGAGGGGGTTGTTTATGAAAAAGGGCAAGTGGACGAGGTAGAAGAGATGGAGATTGAAAACGAGAATGAGCAACAATCAACGCCTACGCCAGCAAGAGTTGTTACCAATTTACAAGCGTTACATGCTGCTGAAGATGAAGAAATTAATAGACTGCAAGAACGTTTCGCAAACTATATACCACACCACTTGCAGGGCCAACAGAGGAGTCACTTCCACATGCTAAAGAAGTAAAGAAGACAACAACATTGAAGAGCACCATCTTGCGGATAATCTCGATgagttaaagaaaataaaataacattaaataCGTGGTCAATACAATTTTGTTTCCggataatttttaaattaaattagttcAATGCTAAAAGCAaatataattgaatttaaaattatacTTATAATGCAtgtttgtacatatttttagGTATTTTAgagaaagaaaatatttaaatgatGTGCATTGATTGTATGAATTAATTTTTATTGAACATCGAGAAAGAAAGAAATCATATCGAAAAAATAAAATGtcatattttaaatataaacatTTGAACTTTCAATTAATCGCAAATGTCGGCTATGTATGTACTAACACAATTGCTATAAAGTGAAAGCAACAAAATACAGTAGCGTAGCTAGCAATTGTAAATAGACGTATAGACGTATGTAGGTATTTAGACATGCCTCTGCATGTAAATATTACTTGTGAATTGATAATTTATAGTTCTAGGTGGAACCGCAATTGTATTTATTAAGTACTGAAATTGAGTATTATACCCTCATAAGCTCGTTACCACATATGATGGTTCGACCAGCAACAACACTTCCCAAGgcaagtcggttctatgtaccggagcgactcgggatttttcccgaccaaggactgtcatttcagtgtaaccccacccCACCAGCAATACAACCTTGCGAAATTCCGTCTAGATACATATCTACGGAGCTATGACGTTCGCTCTCCCCGGTTGTTGTGAACATTATTAGGGTGGCACAAAGGGTAGGGGCGTACAAGTCACACAACCAAAGTCCGATGAAATTGCAGTTTCAACAAGGATGGATCAGAGAAAAacaggtgttagaggcgttggttccacattccaattgaaaagatggttggtgtcatgtgggttcACGTTACAAGCAGTACATACATTATGCATTTCGGGGCTGATTCTGAATATGTAAGAGTTTATCCTGCTATTAAAGTGGCGCGCGTCTCCCTagagagagtgcgttcctcttctgcgagttctgtgTGTTTGTCTTTAAGAACTGGGTTCACAGGGCAATTTTCCTGCCAAAGATGTTCGAAGCCTTTTTGTGCATATAACTGAGGgcttgtttgtaattttttcttcatacggctgtgttttcaggtgccgtatttcctcataatgcttgcggagatgataTCTTAACCCCCTGAGAGGTGTTCCTTTTCAATCagctgtctgttgggatgtctaagtttctgggtattcaacagtaactgtttggttagcatttcgtttctctccGTAATGGGAGTATTCTCGACTCATTATGtagatgttctggggacataagaaggcaacccgtggcggttctgagggcagtattttggcaggcctgtagcttcttcagGCTTGCCCACCATATCGTGGACGCGCAGCATGCAATCAgcgtttctttgttgttgttgttgtagcgataaggttgctccccgaaggctttggggagtgttatcgatgtgatggtccttagCCGGATACACATCCCGTGCGCTCCGGGACCACAACACCATTAAAGTGCTggcgcgaccatctcgggaacgatttatgtgccacattaaaccttcagcccATCCCCTCCCTGCACAGTCCCTTGAATctaatattttagtcgcctcttacgacaggcatacctaccgcgggaatattctgactccataacccgctggggttagcgACTGGTGTGGTaacgactggtggtcgggattgctactgttcgcacatcgggaattggagctcctaaaaacagccgaaaaaactggaggctacCTGTGTAACTAGaggcatgagtattaaaagaaccATAGCAacggtaagtcgcctttgtgcgtgaccgcatGGGAGCCACAAACTACGccgaaatatacaaacaaaagtgtgaccattttatgtatctctatttcttttcagcagacgctgcacttccaaagaccggggttatgttcgaagcctctctggagtaagtgaacgagggacaatccctccgcaaggagctactccgtaAACCTCTAATCCACATATACTTACGTAGTTGCTAACTAATTTTAAtctcttatttaaataattatatgggactgcatttattacagtttatataatgttatttagttttattttctgcTTATAACTTTTGAGGTGAAAATTGGCAGGATTTTCAAAATtagttttataaaatatattgttgCAACTCATACATATTAAATGTTGCTGTGTTTCAACCCAAGTACATGCCACAATCCCAGGTATGGCTTTGTACGTTTCTTGAACTAAACAAGTATCCATTTGGTTATCGTAGCTGAAACGCAATTGCGCCACCTGCTCTTCATCTGTAAAATACAAGCAACGCCTACGTGGTGCATATACGTTATGACTATACTGTGCTCTTGTATGGTGTTGCTTAGTTGTGAATAATACAAAATGTCAATGCTCCACATTGTAGAAATATAAGACGACGGCGCTCCTCGCAATCTATATTAGTCGCATATGCGCATAGCTGGTGTATATCGTACTCACAATTATTCGATTCCGATAAAGCTATAAGTAGGAAAATATACTCGTCATATATATAACAAACTTTATTTTAGTATAGCATTCCAAGTACCTACAACCAAAGCAAAGATAATTGTGGATACCGTGAAGATATGCAGCCATTGTCTTGTAGTTAACTCCATTTCGCCCTTTAATAAATGGTGCAAAAAGTCCAAATTATCCGCTGTTACTTGTTCAGATACGAGCGTATAACGTTCACTTTCCCACGAGCAGTTGAATATATTTCTATCATCAAACGTTATATCACAACGCTGTAAAAGTATGGGTACACTTCGACCTACATCTGGCACATCGCGATACATTTCCAATGTAAGTGCCTTTTCACTTGCTACGTAACGTATACAGCTAAATCCTACATTGGGTGCAGGAGCCATACAACGTACGCCACCTCCAGTATCATTTAGCTAGTCAACTGCATGTATTCTTGACCGCTTCGCATAAGTAAGAAAGCATTAATTTCTAGTATGAATATAACGTTCACAATTTCTCCCAATGGCAACGGCAAGCGCACCTTGGTCAAATTGATTTTCTTTGTACGTCGCGCTCTTTTGAAtacaaaattaagcaaatattCATCATTCCATGTTACAAAAACCGTCATCCAGCATCTGTACCATGATTGGTTAAGCGAAGCGGCTGGAATAGTGTATCATCGTCAACAGACCACAGCAGCTTTTTTCATCCTCGTTATCGGACATTGCAGTAATATAAATAACAAAGAAAACGTcaataataaacaacagatgatttTGACAGCTGAAATGTTACCAGTGTTGGTTGTTAAATACATGCAGGGAAATTTTAACCGAGTTTGGCGTTCTTTTCGCACTCGCTTAGAATAGAACGCGCATATATGCGAGCACGAAAAGAACACTCGCTTATTCATCGAATTACATTCAAAGCAACAACACTAACTCGGTTATTTTATCCAGTCCTCGCGAAGTCGGCTAATCAATAACCGAGTTGAGAGGTagtgttgaaaatagaaaaaattgctCTATTGTGAATGAGGTTTAAAATACACCAaggaaattttttgacatttagaactatcgcagccaacttcactcaaaaagcgcaaaacaaaacaaaacaaaaattgtaaaaatatttcattttacaattaaataaaacgCAAAGTAGTCATTTTTTTGGTGGAGGAACATTTTTTTGGAACAAAATGGAGGAAAATCAAAGTTATTTAAGTTATGAAGATTTAAATGGTAATATATTACGCATTTTGCCCTCAGTTGTAGTTGTTGTGTAGTTAAATTAGCGGCATCCATATTTCAAGATGCGGCGTGAGTTTGCAAATGATCTTTTAGATAGGATTTGTAATCACAATGCATATTGTGCCCTTCCATCCATCCATAGTTACCACGTTCGTCCACGGCACAGTATCAAATTCTGTCCGGCAGTTAAATTGTGTTCATTCCGTAGCAGTTataagcgcagtattttggctggCCTGCAGCAttttccagtgtgtgtttttTAAGTCAGGCGCTGAGACTGGTGACGTGAGGgccatgagcggccggccaaatgGTTTGTAAGCTGATAGTAGCATTTCTTTGTTCTTCCCAcaggtgctgccggcaagtgACTTGAGGATCTTGTTGCGGTGTTGTACTTTAGAGACAATTTCGGAAGCCTTGAAGGTAAGAGTGTTGTCGAATGGTACAACCTcaaatatttgcgtcatctgttgcTTTCACGTCGTAAACAGCGTGGCCGTCGACTTGGCCGGTACCCAGTACCAGATTGTGCGAGGAGACAGAACCAGAAAGACAGGAGATTTTGGAAACTAATTCGCCTATATTGGGGGCACGCCCTCAAGTCATTATTGTGctgtcgtcggcataggaaattaTGGTAACTCCTTTTGGTAGGGAaggcagctttgatatgtagaaattaaacaagtgGGGAAAATACCACCCTGCGATATCCCCTGTTTAACCGACGCTTTCCGACCACTAGGATAATTTTTGGCCGATCTTTttagatggggggggggggggggggggggggggagaaccttctatttcttcgagttatgttcCCTGGTTGAATGTTTCAATACCTTTTGCCAGGTAAAGTGCCATGATCCCTGTCCTATGATGAGTTTTTTGCTGGTTCAGTTcgtgtttatggcgtttagcgcggtgataGTGCTGTCCATTTTGCGGAAGCTATGTCTAATCGAAATTCGTCGTAAAATGAGGGAGCATAACGGTTTCTAAAGTCTTCGCTACTGTCGAAACTgtggtggtaccgctactaaagttTGGTAAACCAACTAACGatggagagtcatatcgcccgatatctcttaTAGCTAGCAGTCAAGAAGCTACACTGCTCCCCTTTTTCACTGCAAACCTGGAACTTGCCAAACATCAGCATGTCTTTcggaaaattttagaaacaacatGTGGACAACTTCAAGGGCCCGTTTGTACAATGCATTACCAGGCTCGGTGATACCCCTGCTGGACAGATTTCAAAAATGTTGTTCAGCTGTGCTGCGACTTAGCTGTTCACTTCTCCTCAGCAAATGTTactaataattattaaaaaaaatattactcttTATCTTTATTTAGGTCTGAGGATAAAAAACGCAGAAGATGGTCCCGTGAAGAAACAACGGGATTCCTGAGATGCTATCTGGCTCGAAAAACAGAATTCGAGCACCCCAAAAAGAAGAGAGTGGCCTACGCCAATGTTTTGGAAGACATGGTATCATTTGGTATCTCGGTATGTTATGAAAATTGTAAtacttctatttttaaaatttaaagtatataTTTCCTCCTCTTAGGACTCAGACAGAACTCCGGTGTGTTTGGAGTCAAAGATTAGAACACTCCTTCAGGCTTATAAGGCGGCGCGGGACAACAATCGCAGCACAGGTGCAAGTCCATGTTTTGCTCCGTATATGGAGCTCATGGatgaaatttttggaaataaaataaaaaaataaacaaatgtaaggcgcgataacctccgaagagatctaaggccgagcttctcttccaatttgcgtcgtgctccttttgatttttccctacaaattggccggccgggacctacttgttttataccgactccgaacggcatctgcaaggcagatgagttttcactgagagcttttcatggcagaaatacaatcggagcgcttgccagacactgccgaggggcgaccgcgcttagaaaaattttcttctaattgaaaaatcttatttctaaaattttgatgttgctttgcccgggagttgaacccagggcatacggtgtgataggcggagcacgctaccatcacaccacggtatttTGGAAATACACCCATTATTAAAAACGACCATACAGTTTGCGAGGGTCTCAGGCCATTCGAGAAGGTGTCGGTAGATATCTCATCGCCAACTCAACTACCATCATCAGCGGTTTCTCCACTTCCATCAACATCGACAGTAGAATTACCGGCTGCGCCACATTCATCGGTATCTCCTTCTCCTTCCTGCTCGAATTCCTCTTCATTTTCTTCACATTATAATTCTTCATCTGATTCAGTCGGACGCAAAAAACGTACTGCTCGCGAAATatactatgaaaaaaaaattgaactaaAAAAAGCAGAAGTGGAAGACAAGAAAAGGGCTAGAAGCGAAGCCATACAACAgttcaaagaaattttaaaagaaaagtttgaaaGGGAATTTGAGCTGGAAAAACGAAAAGTTGCCCTGTTAGAAAAATTGGCAGGCAAATAACAATGGCGAGTACTACATATTGCAAGTAAAATATACAGATATGTAAGTTAAAGTAATCTAAATTGGACTGTAGCACACTGTTGAAGTAGTGGAagtaatgaaaatgtttacaTGACCACATAAGGCGCTCTACTTGATTTCGAATAGTTTATAAACTCATTAATACACAAATTTTCAAACCATCTCGAAATGTTTTCTGTATTGGTTCAAACACAAAACGTGTTCTAATATGTCGGTCGCTATTGTcgtttacttataaattttattcgaaaacgccatatctcagaatttgtttcatatgAAAATGTATTGCATTCGCGCTCAGATAAGGtttttcgaaacaaattctgagcgtttttaaaacaaattctctgatatgtttttgaataaaatttataagtagtagtagttcaaaccatttatgaaataagacgttttttttaattttctgatacCATGTTTACACGACAATAGCGACCGACGTATTAGAACACGTTTTGTGTTTGAACCAATACAGAAAACATTTCGAGATGGTTTGAAAATTTGTGTATTAATGAGTTTATAAACTATTCGAAATCAAGTAGAGCGCCTTATGTGGTCATGTAAACATTTTCAGTACTTCCACTACTTCAACAGTGTGCTACAGTCCAATTTAGATTACTTCAACTTACACATCTTTATATTTTACTTGCGAGCCAAACATATGTTTAATTATTAGAGTAATATCGATTAAGTTTTTTGGACTTTATGGAATTTGTTGGACTGAATATCTTTTTATTAAGCTTAGttttactttcaaaaaatttgagtcaaATTTTTAATACTTGTGATGAACATAAAACTGTGAAGAGAAAAATTGCAGTgtcaattttcaacaaatttcgtcacttaaatacttttttttatttccgatatttCAAGAAAAAGCTTCTATGAACTTTGCAAATCCTtctcaaaaactttttcaaaaatttgagaaaatgttacctaaatttgaactttttatttggggttCTTAAAACTTTTTTGAGCCCAGTCAATTTTAGTAGaacaaagtacaatttttatttcgcattgatttttgagtattttttaccgaaaagtctttgagattttctttcataaaaaactGTTTCACAATTTGTATAGAAGAAAATCTCAAACACCATCAAAAATCAACGAGAATTTTTGGAGACCTATAGCATGCATgtcctttgttatactaaaattgattttgcTACAAACTCCAAAAATGCATAGAACCATAAATAAGAAGTTcaaaatttcggtaaatttttacCTTTTCGAAAAAGCTTTAGATGTTGTTTttcatagcttcagttaaaaaaaaaaatcatggaaGTTTTTTCGTGAAGTATCGGAAATAAAAGAAGGATTTAAGTGACGAAATTTATTAAGAATTgagactgctatttttctgttcgcaggtGTAAGTTCCttattaaaatgtttgatgtttattAATCTTAAAAACGTGTGCATAAAACACTATCTTTCCTTTTAAATTGATTTATATGTTAGGAAATTGaagtacaaattaattttaatttctactagAAGTATGATATGTTTAAACGgttgtttttttatgaaattggtggttttaaaaaaattttaaacagatagaatctgtaaattgccttatattttatgaaatttaagaacgaattaatttaaaaaattactaaatgtatgaaatgtttatgctgttatgttatgttgttatgaaagaaagtgaataaaatgagtgaaaagttgccttaaagtttttgtattttttttgtttaaaaacacattttatttagcttttttgGTGAATCAGGTGAAACAatataaaagtatttttaataacAGCGCATAACCATACAGATGAGCCGTTTTTTTGTAGAGTGTCAGAAGTACATTTTTCTATGTATTATTTAGATTGATTATTAACTACCGGTAAAGGTAGGTTACTCTATGTAGAGTTCAGTCTGGATTATAAACATGTTCAATTTTACGATTATTTTATTATCAACTGAACTCATATGTCAgtattattattaacaaaaaaactaaaaaagaaattTCATATTTTGCCAAtggtttagttaaattttttcgaatacgGTTTTAAGAATGCTTGCTTGAATGAAAATAACTGTAGCTTACCAAAATTGCAATAAGTTCAATGATTTCAAAAATGTACTTATGCCAATTTCAATAAACGGTTCAAATATTGTATccacattagagatatacgccgccgataaacgccgccgccgtggtggacagtcgaactagtatgAAAACGGTCGTAGGTTTACTCTATGTAGAGTTCAGTCTGGATTATAAACATGTTCAATTTTACGATTATTTTATTATCAACTGGACTCATATGTCTgtattattattaacaaaaaaactaaaaaagaaatttcatatttttgccaatggtttagttaaattttttcgaatacgGTTTTAAGAATGCTTGCTTGAATGGAAATAACTGTAGCTTACCAAAATTGCaataagttcaatgatttcgaaaaTGTACTTGTGCCAATTTCAATAAACGGTTCAAATATTGTATCCACATTAGAGATatgcgccgccgataaacgccgccgccgtggtggacagtcgaactagtatgaaacgcggtcatccataatgagctcttatatcatacaccaagagcttctaggacagtgacgtcgacgaaggtatgagttcggaTTCGCAGTCCTATAGCATCCGTGCtgtcatatggtgtgagggtctggaggtgtggtagcgactggtggtcgggattgctactgttcgcatatcgggaattgtagctcctaaaaacagccgaaaaatctGGAAGCTACATGTGCCACTAGaggcatgagtattaaaagaccattaatagcaaccgtaagtcgcctttgtgcgtgaccactAATGAGCCACAAACTACCCCGAGATATAccgacaaaagtgtgaccattttttTCAGCAGACGCTGCACTTCCAAAAACCGGGGTtatgttcgaagcctctctggagtaagtgaacgaggggcaATCCCTCCGTAAGGAGCTACTCCGTAAACCTCTAATCCACATATACTTACGTACTTGCTAACTAATTTTAAtctcttatttaaataattatatgggactgcatttattacagtttatataatgttatttaattttattttctgcttaTCATTTTTGATTCATAACTCCTTAGTTTAACAGCAAGATa
The Eurosta solidaginis isolate ZX-2024a chromosome 5, ASM4086904v1, whole genome shotgun sequence DNA segment above includes these coding regions:
- the LOC137233646 gene encoding uncharacterized protein isoform X2 — translated: MPTASTTATPRILLTDAPNITITTATPMDISNTQVAVERQHEMGAGDAPSVAAEGVVYEKGQVDEVEEMEIENENEQQSTPTPARVVTNLQALHAAEDEEINRLQERFANYIPHHLQGQQRSHFHMLKK
- the LOC137233646 gene encoding uncharacterized protein isoform X1 produces the protein MMDDEPVGEMPTASTTATPRILLTDAPNITITTATPMDISNTQVAVERQHEMGAGDAPSVAAEGVVYEKGQVDEVEEMEIENENEQQSTPTPARVVTNLQALHAAEDEEINRLQERFANYIPHHLQGQQRSHFHMLKK